Proteins found in one Coffea eugenioides isolate CCC68of chromosome 5, Ceug_1.0, whole genome shotgun sequence genomic segment:
- the LOC113770802 gene encoding stem-specific protein TSJT1, translating into MLAIFHKAFAHPPDELNSPASHHGSKKPKMPEETLKEFLASNPSDAFSLSFGDAAVLSYVRQDQPSLLHKNQRLFCGHDEIYCLFMGSLNNLCAQIKQYGLSKGSNEAMLVIEAYRTLRDRGPYPADQVIKDLDGSFAFVVYDSKRGTVFAALGSDGGVKLYWGIAADGSVVISDDIAVIKAGCAKSYAPFPKGCMFHSEGGLMSFEHPMNKMRAMPRVDSEGAMCGANFKVDLYSRVNSIPRVGSETNWVDWNTEQI; encoded by the exons ATGCTGGCAATCTTTCACAAGGCATTTGCTCATCCACCAGATGAGCTTAATAGCCCTGCATCTCACCATGGTAGCAAGAAGCCAAAGATGCCAGAGGAGACCCTCAAAGAGTTTCTCGCTTCTAACCCCAGTGATGCTTTTTCTTTGAGCTTTGGAGATGCTGCTGTGCTTTCTTATGTTCGACAAGACCAACCTTCCCTCCTACACAAGAACCAAAG GTTGTTCTGTGGGCATGATGAGATATACTGCCTCTTCATGGGAAGCTTGAACAATTTGTGTGCTCAAATCAAGCAGTATGGGCTATCAAAAGGCAGCAACGAGGCCATGCTTGTGATCGAAGCCTATAGGACTCTGAGGGACCGTGGTCCGTACCCAGCTGACCAGGTTATTAAGGATCTTGACGGTAGCTTTGCCTTCGTTGTGTACGATAGCAAGCGAGGAACTGTGTTTGCAGCGCTG GGTTCTGATGGTGGAGTGAAGCTGTACTGGGGCATTGCTGCAGATGGTTCTGTGGTGATTTCAGATGATATAGCTGTCATAAAAGCAGGCTGTGCCAAGTCATATGCTCCCTTCCCAAAAG GGTGCATGTTTCACAGTGAGGGAGGGCTGATGAGCTTTGAGCATCCGATGAACAAAATGAGGGCTATGCCAAGGGTAGACAGTGAAGGGGCGATGTGCGGAGCTAATTTTAAGGTGGATCTTTACTCCAGGGTTAACAGCATTCCTCGTGTTGGGAGTGAAACTAATTGGGTTGATTGGAATACGGAACAGATCTAA
- the LOC113770694 gene encoding ribosome biogenesis protein BRX1 homolog 1-like, which yields MGKKRKHSETAAVTEVNKEDSAAERPKRTLLGWKDKIEEKKESDSVVGFRNKEKVLVTCSRRISFRYRHLMLNVVSLLPHCKKDNKVESKDSKGATLNELVELKGCSSCLFFECRKGRDLYLWMAKCPNGPSVKFLVNAVHTMEELKLTGNHLKGSRPILTFSTNFDKDPHWKLLKEMIMQIFGSPKDHRKSKPYHDHVFVFSILDDHVWFRNYQISCPHTGTQKIDRADLEKMTLVEVGPRFCLNPIKIFGGSFGGPTLYENPFYVSPNQIRALEKKQKAGKYAKKIKAKTRRKMHELENPLQVDELAHMWNE from the exons ATGGGGAAGAAGAGAAAGCACAGTGAAACTGCTGCTGTGACTGAAGTTAATAAAGAAGACAGTGCAGCAGAGCGGCCTAAAAGGACACTCCTTGGTTGGAAAGATAAgattgaagagaaaaaggagagtGATTCTGTTGTGGGTTTTAGGAACAAAGAGAAGGTCTTGGTCACTTGCTCTCGCCGTATCAGTTTCAG GTATCGGCATTTAATGTTAAATGTGGTGTCACTTTTGCCACACTGCAAGAAGGATAACAAGGTTGAGTCCAAGGATAGCAAAGGTGCAACCTTGAATGAGCTAGTTGAGCTGAAGGGTTGTtcttcttgtttgttttttgAG TGTAGAAAAGGTAGGGACCTTTATCTTTGGATGGCCAAGTGCCCAAACGGTCCATCTGTGAAGTTTTTAGTTAATGCTG TGCACACAATGGAAGAACTAAAGCTCACTGGAAATCACTTGAAGGGTTCACGCCCAATCTTAACTTTCTCAACTAATTTTGACAAGGATCCCCACTGGAAGCTTCTGAAAGAGATGATCATGCAG atatttggaagtcCTAAGGACCACAGGAAATCTAAACCATACCATGATCATGTCTTTGTTTTTTCCATTCTTGATGACCATGTATGGTTTAGGAATTACCAG ATATCTTGCCCTCATACTGGAACCCAGAAAATAGATCGTGCAGACCTGGAGAAGATGACCCTTGTTGAG GTTGGTCCAAGATTTTGTCTGAATCCGATCAAGATTTTTGGAGGTAGTTTTGGAGGCCCTACGTTGTATGAAAATCCATTTTATGTTTCACCAAACCAG ATCCGTGCTTTGGAGAAAAAGCAGAAGGCTGGGAAGTATGCAAAGAAAATTAAAGCCAAGACTAGGAGGAAGATGCACGAACTGGAGAATCCTCTGCAGGTTGATGAACTTGCACATATGTGGAATGAATGA